A window from Cucumis sativus mitochondrion chromosome 1, complete sequence encodes these proteins:
- the cob gene encoding apocytochrome b, with translation MTKRKQRFSLLKQPISSTLNQHLIDYPTPSNLSYWWGFGPLAGLCLVIQIVTGLFLAMHYTPHVDLAFNSVEHIMRDVSGGWLLRYMHANGASMFLIVVHLHIFRGLYHASYSSPREFVRCLGVIIFLLMIVTAFTGYVLPWGQMSFWGATVITSLASAIPVVGDTIVTWLWGGFSVDNATLNRFFSLHHLLPFLLAGASLLHLAALHQYGSNNPLGVHSEMDKIAFYPYFYVKDLVGWVAFAIFFSVWIFYAPNVLGHPDNYIPANPMPTPPHIVPEWYFLPIHAILRSIPDKAGGVAAIAPVFICLLALPFSKSMYVRSSSFRPIHQGLFWLLLADCLLLGWIGCQPVEAPFVTMGQISPFLFFFFFAITPIPGRVGRGIPNSYTG, from the coding sequence ATGACTAAAAGAAAGCAACGATTCTCTCTTCTTAAACAACCTATATCCTCCACACTGAATCAGCATTTGATAGATTATCCAACCCCGAGCAATCTTAGTTATTGGTGGGGGTTCGGTCCGTTAGCAGGTCTTTGTTTAGTCATTCAGATAGTGACTGGCCTTTTTTTAGCTATGCATTACACACCTCATGTGGATCTAGCTTTCAACAGCGTAGAACACATTATGAGAGATGTTTCAGGGGGCTGGTTGCTCCGTTATATGCATGCTAATGGGGCAAGTATGTTTCTCATTGTGGTTCACCTTCATATTTTTCGTGGTCTATATCATGCGAGTTATAGCAGTCCTAGGGAATTTGTTCGGTGTCTCGGAGTTATCATCTTCCTATTAATGATTGTGACAGCTTTTACAGGATACGTACTACCTTGGGGTCAGATGAGCTTTTGGGGAGCAACTGTAATTACAAGCTTAGCTAGCGCCATACCCGTAGTAGGAGATACCATAGTGACTTGGCTTTGGGGTGGTTTCTCCGTGGACAATGCCACCTTAAATCGTTTTTTTAGTCTGCATCATTTACTCCCTTTTCTTTTAGCAGGCGCCAGTCTTCTTCATCTGGCCGCATTGCATCAATATGGATCAAATAATCCATTGGGTGTACATTCAGAGATGGATAAAATCGCTTTTTACCCTTATTTTTATGTCAAGGATCTAGTGGGTTGGGTAGCTTTTGCTATCTTTTTTTCAGTGTGGATTTTTTATGCTCCTAATGTTTTGGGGCATCCCGACAATTATATACCTGCTAATCCGATGCCCACCCCGCCTCATATTGTGCCGGAATGGTATTTCCTACCGATCCATGCCATTCTTCGTAGTATACCTGACAAAGCGGGAGGTGTAGCCGCAATAGCACCAGTTTTTATATGTCTCTTGGCTTTACCTTTTTCTAAAAGTATGTATGTGCGTAGTTCAAGTTTTCGCCCTATTCACCAAGGACTATTTTGGTTGCTTTTGGCGGATTGCTTACTACTAGGTTGGATCGGATGTCAACCTGTGGAGGCACCATTTGTGACTATGGGACAAATTTCTCCTTTTCTTTTCTTCTTCTTCTTTGCCATAACGCCCATTCCGGGACGAGTTGGAAGAGGAATTCCTAATTCTTACACGGGATGA